The sequence below is a genomic window from Lepus europaeus isolate LE1 chromosome 20, mLepTim1.pri, whole genome shotgun sequence.
ctagttgtttcatttatttatataaaaggaaccgatttcatgtatttcaagcatagttttaagaacataatgatactttccaccctcccaccctcctccccttttttaatttttgagttgaTGCGCTTtcaatttataatcacaagcttaatcatccactgaataaaaaattattataagtaTATTTTTACAAGAGTTCAGAATCAAATTCTTCCCTAGAAGTACTTTTGATTTTTTACATGCTGTTTATTACATCACCCAACATGGTAACCGTGGATCTGAGgatctttttcattaaaaatactaaaatatggtATTGTCCTAAATTATCATGCAAGCAGATCTCGTGACAAAGGCGTGTATGCAATGACTTATTAGGGACTTGATTCCAGGAGGCCTAGCCAGGGAACATGGGAAAGACAGTGCAAGGCTGACGTAAGCTGTCCACAGCTACGTATGACCAGTTCTGTATTCTGCTGGGACTTGCTGAGGGCCCGTATGTAATGTGTCAGCCAGATGAAGCACTGAGCCATGGAGTCCTGAGCCCCACTGGTCTGCAGTGGCCACCAGGGTTGTGCATGTCTGAGCACTGAGCAGGCACAGGTCTCAGAGAAGCCCAGGACAAGAATCAAGAGGCCAGACGTAGGGTCCCTATTAGGCACAGGATGCTGAGTGGGGTCAGTAAGTTATTAGCTACAGACCAGAAGTAGAACCAGGGTGACCTGAAATGGAGCTTATGTGGCAAAAATATCACCACCCTACAGTTTATTCTCACTTGCACAGGAGTAATTGACTGCCCAATGAATAACTATACAGTATTTCTATTAAGTTAGTGATATTTTCCTGTCTATTATATTTGTTCAGTGGTGTCTTTGAAATTTGAGAGCAAAACTAAATTTTCAAGTAGACTGACAAGCCGcatgtaaaataaaatgattttgcatctatgttattGATAAATTCATATGCTCGAAGGCCTTTTCACACAGGGTTTAGGACATAAGCAGGGAAAACAGGAGCTTCTTATCACTGTATTCTAGTTCAGGTTCTTCTTTATATATTTACAACAATCAGTAATATAAGCATGACTAACCTCACTGCATAGACTTTACGAAAGTTAAAAATTACtagaaaataaattcaataattaAATTTACTGAAGACTCATAAAATAGCCAGTTCATTGAGCCTTTACTATGTCTCCAGAACTGTTTTGAGATGTGTGGATGTATCGAATTCTGTCTCTCAGGCAGGTACTATCAAGATCTCAAGTTAAAGATGATGAAGTTGAGGCACAGAGAGTTtgagtaacttgcccaaagtgaCAGTAAGGACGTCCTGTCTTTCTTTACTCATccgccaggggccagcagggtggaGTAGCAAGTCAAGCTGCCTCCtgtcctgcaatgccagcatcccatagaggtacTGGTTATTGTGCCAGCTGCcccgcttccaattcagcttcctgctaatggcctgggcaaagcaatggaagatggctctaggGTTTAGGTCCTTTGtgagagtcccagatgaagctcctggctttggcctggcccagccctgacagccatttggggtgtgaaccagtggatgaaagagtttctctctctctctctaactctttcaaaacacaTCAAACAAAAACCCTCCCTTgctattttccttctcttttactgCTCCCCATTGGTCAGTCAGTAACCAATCAGCGCCTCCTCTGTATCTCACACTGAGACTGGAACACAGAGCAACACGGCAACTCCCAGCTCCTGTACTCCACCCTTCTCCTATCATGAACACGAGTTCACTAAGCATTCAGTGGTCCTCTGAGCCCTGCAGATAGGTCATTAGGCATGAGTAACCGAATCCTTCAAACTTGTGTTGGGAAGACAAGAATTTTAAGAGAAATTCAATAGACATAGGAAATAACATTCTTCATAAGTATAGATACTAACCTAGTTTACTGCATGAGATCAgacactatttttaaatttcacaaatatttaaaagtaatacAGCCACATTGTTCATAATAATATCTGTTTTAATTTTGCCCAAACTGAAATAAATGCAATTAAGTATCTTTTACTATGTTTAAACATCTTCAATGTTTTCTTAGGATGAGCTGTCAGCTCATATCTTTTGCCCAATTTCTTAATgagcaattgatttttttttttattgatctgTGTGAGTTTAGACATTTTTCTCAGTTTGTTCATTATCTCCTGACTTTGCTTACTGGTTTTCTTTGCAGGAATTATTTTTATGTCATCCTATTTGTCTATCTAAAATAGTATAATGATATAAGGAAAAGGCCTCACCCTACAGAATAATTTCTGTGACTTCTCCTAGCTCTTAGTtgtagcttcttttttaaaaagttcaatctTTCATACCTTTTGATTTACTGGGAGTAGACTGTgagtatagattacatttttttcttccaattgGCTGTTGAGTTGTCCCAATATTAGCAATTGAACAATCCACATTTTTCCCCCGATGGCTCGAGATACCATCTTTATCACATATGTTTGGgtccatttttggttttttttggttcAACAGAGattttttccattcctttggtAGTACcatgttatttattttagctTGATAGTGCTTTTCTTATTTAATAGGATGAGCATCCCATTCCTTAcccaaattttcaaaatttataggTTGGAACTATGAGTTCAATACATTCAATATCATTGTAATGTACCaccacagtttaaaaaaatccatatgtCTTGTTTTTTCACTGAATCCCTTTATTCAATGGAAGCTTTTTTCCAGTGATTTTGATAATTAAGTcacatatgaaaatatgtataACAATTTTCACTCAAATTTGGAAACACACTTGAGATCACTAGGAGATTTAAACATTAGCCACTTAGACTATTTCCTGATGTAAGTCTCATTAATTTTTCCATGCCCAGAGTATTAATATTTTGTTGGATATCTGTGTTATTATCTTTCAGTTATGGATAAAAGATATACAGATGCGCTTCCTCTTACTAGGAGTTCTCCAGAAAAGCAAGAAACCATCTGTATTTTTGGCACTGGCGATTTTGGAAGATCACTGGGACTGAAAATGCTCCAGTGTGGTTACTCTGTTGTGTTTGGAAGTCGAAACCCTCGGATGTCCAACCTGGTGACCAGTGGGGCGGAGGTCCTGAGCTATTCAGAAGCAGCCCAGAGGTCTGACATCATAATCCTAGCAATCCACAGAGAGCATTACGATTTTCTAAGGGAACTAACTGAGGTTCTCAATGGGAAAACACTAGTTGATGTCAGCAACAACGTCAAAATCAATCAGTACCCAGAGTCTAATGCAGAGCACCTTGCTCGGTTGATGCCTGGAGCCCACGTAGTAAAAGCATTTAACACCATCTCAGCATGGGCTCTCCAATCAGGAGCGCTGGATGCAAGCCGACAGGTAAGATGAAAGGAATCTGCACTCCAGTTTTGTATACTGAATCACTCTACACGCCCTTCCCCAAAGATTCTAAAATACAATTCCAAAATAAAATACCTACTAGAAATTTCACTTTGCTTACATGTGCCAAGAAGAATTTTCTTGGATTTGACCAAGGAGAACAGTCAAATTTGTAATTCATTTCTCATTCTGCACCTATTTTAGTCTGATCAACTTTTAGTCTGCTGGAACCTGGTGGGACCAGTTTCTGAAGACCTCTTGTCAGTACCAAAAACCAGTGGAGCTCAGTGGAGATTCTTTCCCATTCCCATACAAAGTCTGAAAATGATTGTATTGATGCATGCAGAGTAGAAGGTGTCACAGGGATGTGGCATCTACAAATATACACGATCAGCTTGCTCAAGTGTAGAACCATGTTGTCCATTGGTATGATCAGCTTAAAACCATCCTTGACTAATCTCTAGTACCTAACTATCCAGCACACATATAGAAGTTCAAAATAATACCCTGTTAGATATGATCATTCTAAATCCTTGAAAAATGGTCTACTGTTCATTCCATACATTGTTCTCTATACTTCTTAAGTTTGAATATCCCTTAACCAAAATGTTTGGGACCAGaagaatttcagattttggatttcttGAGATTTGaggatatttgcatatatatatgtaatctacacatacacacatattatgtattatatattatgagATCTCTTAGGGataggacccaagtctaaacatgaaatggATTTGCTTCATGTACACCTTACTACATGTAGCCTGAAGTTAAACTATTTTGCATAGTACtgtacaatatttttaataatttcatacAGAATTTTCTACTTGGTGCTTGTTGTCAGCACTCAATGTGTGGGATGTTGGAACATttttgatttcagatttttggattagggattgTCAACCTATATAgatttacaaaataattattaaataaaaaagcaaatacagAATGAATTACTTTCACCCAGGTTTTTGTCTGTGGAAATGACAGCAGAGCAAAGCAGAGAGTGATGGATGTTGTTCGTAACCTTGGACTCACCCCACTGGACCAAGGGTCTCTGCTGGCAGCCAAGGAGATTGAGAACTACCCCCTGCAACTATTTCCAATGTGGAGGTTCCCCTTCTATTTGTCTGCTGCACTGtgcatcttcttctttttctactGTGTCATAAGAGAAGTAATCTACCCTTACGTATACGAAAAGGAAGATAATACGTTCCGCTTGGCCATTTCCATCCTGAACCGTGTCTGTCCTATAACAGCACTGATGCTGCTCGCTCTGGTTTACCTCCCTGGTGTTATTGCTGCCATTCTACAGCTGTACCATGGTACAAAATATCGCCGCTTCCCCAGCTGGCTTGACCACTGGATGCTTTGCAGAAAGCAGCTTGGATTGATAGCTTTGGGATTTGCCTTCCTTCATGTCCTCTACACTCTGGTGATTCCCATCCGTTACTATGTGCGATGGAGGTCAAGAAACATAACCGTGATCCAGGTAGGTCTCTACTCACTTATATGCCCCCACTTCTTACAGCAAAGAGGAACCTTGCAATCTGTTTCAATACATGATTATAGAGATCACTTTTCTAAGCATCTTTATCTTTTAAAGTAACTAGAATTAGACATGTCATGCctggtgttttattttcttccttacaTGAATCCAGTTGAGATCTCATACAACTATTGAGAATAGAAGTTAGATTCCCGGTTTATTGGATCCAGATCTGTATCCCCATGGCtcactgggatgctggcaaacTGAAAGATTTGAGGGCAGAGAAAACCTAGCGACACCCACTTGAATTCCTTCCGGTGGCAGTCAATAAATGCAAGCAAACTCATGTATTTTCAAGCTTCTATTTTTATGTACGCTGCTTCATTTTGGAAGTCAAAAACCAATCCTCTTGTAGCTAAGGAGGCCACGACAATACAAAGGAACTCACAAATAGGTGTTGTCATACCCTTAATGTGACTTGTGAGTTGTCCTCAATAACTAGAAAACTAAGCAATTCTgagcaaatataaaatattatcttaAGCACACTCCAAAGATCAAAGAGAACCAGCGCGAAGAGTCTTAAATCAGTCCAAGAGGAAATGCTCTAAGTCAGTTCCAGTTTACAACTGTTTTTGATCATTCTTACTGCAGTCTCAAAGCTTAGTCGTTAACGCATTGATAATGCTTCTAGAGTTTCTCTACATTATTTCTCTAACAAAAGCATGGAGGTTTCTTGCGTAGGAGTCACACTCCAAGGGCCAGATTCCTCTCAAACGGTGGGACAAACTCAGCTGATGCTACTACTATATAATAAGCCTGGAAGAACCCAAGCCTTCCGAGTGTGAATAAGCAACATATAAGGCAGAATAAGAATTCTGATGCAGTCATTTGAGAACATCAAGTTTTGCTCGAGGAGCAAAAAACCATATGGTAAAGAAGGTTTAAGTAAATGTTCACTTTGTTTTAGGATTTATAAATTAAAACCCCCTATACAGTTCCTGGAATCAAGTATCATAATAAAATCTCAGAAGAGCCAATTACTTTTTCTACCAAAATGtaattttaagtgtatctttctctATAATTATATCTAAATAATTAAGAAATGTCACATAATTTTGAGCAAATAATACAGACACGTGTATTTTTCAGTCTCCTTAAAAGTGTGGGCAATTtgtaaaaactaattttttattgCTTATAATTTTTCATAGGTGATGaccaagaaagagaatccatttAGTACctcttctgcctggctcagtgaTTCTTATGTATCTCTGGGAATCCTTGGATTTTTTCTCTTTGTACTCTTGGGAATCACTTCCTTGCCATCAGTTAGCAACATGGTCACCTGGAGAGAGTTTCGATTTGTCCAGGTAATTGCTTCCAGATTTAATCTTCATAATATTGGAGAATGCATGTGACTACAAATACTCCAATTTTTCCGTTATATAATGCCCAATTTTTTCACTTTGCTTCAGCATTTCCCTagcaatctcatttaaaaaaaaaataaggtgtatctatttatttgaaagtccgagttagagagagaagagacagagaaagatcttctatccaggtattcacttcccagatgactgcaaagaccagggctggcccaagccaaagccaggaatttcacccaggtgtctcacatgcgttcaggggcccaaacacttgtgccaacTTCTGATATTTTTCCCATGCCATAAGCAGGGAGTTAGTtaggaaatggagcacctgggacatgaaccactcctgatatggggtgccagcaagGTGGCAGAGGATTTACCAACtatataccacaacaccagccccagcaatctcattttaaaaattccaatcagggcaggcatttggcctagtggttaagacaccaattaGGATACCCATGTGCCATATCCCAGCAGCTGGGGTcaatgctcagctctggctttgattccagcttctcgtGACTGTGTACCCGGGGAAACAACACTGATGCCACTCATGTGGGTAACCAGGTCtgcattcctagctcccagcttagGATCCTTGGtcgttacaggcatttgggagctGTTACAGGCAGGAaggagctctgtctctgactctctgtctcttaaataaattagtttttaacaattcaaattagaaaacattgaaCTAAGTTACAAGTGGGCAAATTCCTTAGTGGTTTGATTTCCTAGTAGCTCATCCCTTGCAGGATATCTGGTCCCACAGACACAGCTAAGACTACAGCATGGAAAAGCACCACAGGCTATTGAATTTTGTGTACAGAGATGTACTAGGGACAAGATAAAAACAAACCcaaagattaaatgaaatttaCTTTGAAAAGTAGACTTACAATATAGGCTTATTGATATGGAAAGGCAAAGACTAGATTATGGTTTAAAACACTGGAAGCAGGATTTGATAGATGTCATCACACCAGACTTACTGCTAGTCTTTACGAGGGAAATTTGGGTTTTTCCACCTATCAACCACCAGCTACCTCACTGAGAGCAATTAGGAACTATTCATGTAGACCAGTGGTCCTCAAAGGATGGCACCAGGGCCAGCAGCACAGCCTCACATGGGAACTTGTTAGTACAGGAGGCGCCAGGCCACACCCAGACCTACCGATTCAGCAACTCCAGCAGGTGTTGCCCAGCAATTTGTTTTAACGAGACCCCCAGATGATTCTGACGCATGCTCATTCTGAACCAGTATAATAAAATAGACCATTGGTACTTAAATTAGGTTTGCGTTTTATGGAACTATTTGAATTTCAAGTCTTACAGTTTCTCCCACGGCTAAATACAGTCAACATATTCTCATAATCCCTTTATTCAAGGCACTAAGACAGACGTGAAGTCTGATTGTTAGCATTTAGGCCAAAACCAATGAGGCTGGCTAATTGCTCTTCAGTGCAATAGAGATTAGGTAGCATCTGTGTTTAGTCAGTGACAGACATTCATGTGCTGTTGCTTGGGGTCATACCGCCTTACTCATCTCTCCCCTACCTTTCCCAGCCTTTGGTTTCCACTATTTTATTCTCTCCTTCAACGAGACCAACTGTTCTAGCTTCTACACGCAGGAGAGCATGTgctatttgtcttcctgtgcaaCTCTTggtctaaaaaaatgaaataattaccaTCCTGAAGGAAGATTAATGCATTTTCCAGTACTTAGCAGAGTGTCCTAAGTACTACAGATTTCAAATGCTGTGGTTGCTGACAAATATACTTCATAGGTTTGCAGTGTGTAATAATCAGCTTTTCATGACTTTAAAAGAGGAGCAATGTGGGAAGGAAGGAGGCTTAAATTGGCTTACAGTTTGCGAGTCACAGCCCAGGATGAGGCAGGAGCTTTGGTTTAAGCATCCGGAGGGGCTGGAAGATGGTGCAGGGACAGTCACGTGGCCAGCCAGAAAGCAGAGACTCACGCAGCACGCTTGGCTTATAtaacccccacacacacacctgccgccAGAGAACAACCTTccaaggcccccccccccccccagtgacccaaggacctccCACCAGACCCACCTCCCTCAGGCCATAATTAGATCAATCTGCAGCTGTAATCCATCAACCATCGACACTAAGACCGGGGCTTGAAATggctgcatgagtttggggagctAAATCCTGTTCCAGCCATGACAGAACGTTCCACTTTAACTTGTAAATAGTGTTAATagcatatttttgtttcttgcttATAGTCCAAACTGGGCTATTTGACCCTGATCTTGTGCACAGCCCACACCCTGGTGTACGGCGGGAAGAGGTTCCTCAGCCCTTCCGTGCTCAGATGGTACCTTCCTTCAGCCTACATCTTAGCGCTCATCATCCCTTGCACCGTTCTTGTGATCAAGTTCATCCTCATCATGCCCTGTATCGACAAGACCCTTATGCGGATCCGCCAAGGCTGGGAAAGGAACACAAAATTCTcgaaatcagtgaatggaaaatcagaTATTTGAAGCAAAGCTGAATTTACCCAGACTTCTACATTGTTGACTGTTTAGGGAGGAACAATGGGTGCATCCGGGAAGCCTGCTTGTCCTAGCACGACATGAGATTTATGAACACAGAAGGAAACCGTTGCCTGACTTTGAGAAATCGGCAGCTTGGAAGAGAACAGCCTTCTATCTCAAATGGGTGGTGAATCCGTGcaggcccctgctgctgcttGCCCATGAGGCTGATGTTGAGATTAGATTTGTGGTTTCACACCAATAAGCTTCTTTGTTGTGGGCAACATATGTTTGCTAACGTCTTGCAAAATCCAGGAGAAGTTCACGCCACTTCCTCCTCTGATTCAAGGGCTGAGTTAAGTCAAAGAGAAGACAGTATGATGGTGGCCGCTGATGCAGGCTGTGTTAGGTAGGTTTGAAGAAAAGGgccaaacaaaggaaaaagaagatgaCTTATTTTTGGAAGTCCAGGCGATTGTAAATACTACCATAGTAAATTCTTGAGTTCCTTAATTTTGCTTTCACCAATCTGGATGTCTACTGTAGAGAACTACTGTCAACAGGAAACATATCGCGATTGGTTGGAAGGGACCATGCTTGCATATATGCAAATCTACACAGTTGTCATAAGATCTGTAAGAAATAGAGATAGGAAAGACTGAGCAAAAATGGAAGGCTAGCTCTTTGGATTTTTTCAGTGTACAATAAACAAGGCAAGGTTGATAAAAGCCCTTGCACAAAAAAGTTCTGGTAAACCAGAATTTTAGCTaacattataaaaaaatttttaagttgtaCTACATTACTGGTATTATTTAGGCATTGTGCTGTGCTTTATAAATCATATATTCCAAATGTTGCTTAATACTAAttatcaatgaaaataatttctagtATATTTAGGTCCTGTAATCTGTATTAGTCtgttataattttcaaaattaaatgaattatctGGAAGTGTAATGTGACCAACACATAGATGAGAGTCTGGAAAGCCATGGGGCAAAGAGGTCTGGGCGGTAGTTGGTATACAGACTTGGTTCCTTCGCATTTGCCTGTGGGGCTACAGGATGGTTGTCTTTCTGTGCAGATGGTGCAAAATATTGGCATTGTGTGTGTGACATCATTCTGCCTACTCTACAAGggcaatttgtatttcatttttgcttttattgtcacATACTGTATGTGACACTGTACAAAGTGGTTAAAATACATTAGAATATCCCCCACGACCCAGgatctttttgaaaaaactttTCAAAGACAGTTCTATATATTCAATTTCCTTCCTGTTTGATTTAATTTACTAAGGCTTTATAGTCTCATACATGGTGTATGTATTTAATAGCCATATAATATCCATCAAATGGGCATTTATTTAACCAGAGCCCTCACAGAATATGTAGCCTATAACTGACTAAAACAacatttcaagaatatttttgCACTTATTAACGTTTTCCCATACATGTTATTTCCTCAAAACACTTGTCAGGAATTGAGATTAAAGAAGCTTCACTGGCATTTGCTATATGTTGCTAATTTCCATCTAAAATAACTTTATCAATGCCATTAACATTGGATTAGGGTGTTCATTGGTTTCATCACGAttatgggttttgttttctttttcaatttgtgCTTACTTATAAACAGCTGCAAAGATACACAGAACATATGATCCTTTAATGTATCCTCGATCAACCTGAGCTGGAAGACACTGAGCAGAGCCGTGGTGTGTGGTGCTGACCCAGGGcagcagggagaagccaggaaaaCCTCACTGCTCTCCCGTATCCTGCAGAGCCGCCGTGTGTGCTGGGGTTGGGGCCTGCTCTCTGGCTaaagagttcaagtcctggtcagcTGGTCTAGAGATGCGTTGGAGCTGACCACACTGCTCAGTAAGAGTAAACCAATAAAACAATCAGAGGCTGTCACAAAAAACTAGGAAGTGCCACACCTGGGGAGAATGCTCCAGCTGGGGCCTCTGTGCTGTGCTCAAGGCCATGG
It includes:
- the STEAP4 gene encoding metalloreductase STEAP4 isoform X2; amino-acid sequence: MDKRYTDALPLTRSSPEKQETICIFGTGDFGRSLGLKMLQCGYSVVFGSRNPRMSNLVTSGAEVLSYSEAAQRSDIIILAIHREHYDFLRELTEVLNGKTLVDVSNNVKINQYPESNAEHLARLMPGAHVVKAFNTISAWALQSGALDASRQLYHGTKYRRFPSWLDHWMLCRKQLGLIALGFAFLHVLYTLVIPIRYYVRWRSRNITVIQVMTKKENPFSTSSAWLSDSYVSLGILGFFLFVLLGITSLPSVSNMVTWREFRFVQSKLGYLTLILCTAHTLVYGGKRFLSPSVLRWYLPSAYILALIIPCTVLVIKFILIMPCIDKTLMRIRQGWERNTKFSKSVNGKSDI
- the STEAP4 gene encoding metalloreductase STEAP4 isoform X1, producing the protein MDKRYTDALPLTRSSPEKQETICIFGTGDFGRSLGLKMLQCGYSVVFGSRNPRMSNLVTSGAEVLSYSEAAQRSDIIILAIHREHYDFLRELTEVLNGKTLVDVSNNVKINQYPESNAEHLARLMPGAHVVKAFNTISAWALQSGALDASRQVFVCGNDSRAKQRVMDVVRNLGLTPLDQGSLLAAKEIENYPLQLFPMWRFPFYLSAALCIFFFFYCVIREVIYPYVYEKEDNTFRLAISILNRVCPITALMLLALVYLPGVIAAILQLYHGTKYRRFPSWLDHWMLCRKQLGLIALGFAFLHVLYTLVIPIRYYVRWRSRNITVIQVMTKKENPFSTSSAWLSDSYVSLGILGFFLFVLLGITSLPSVSNMVTWREFRFVQSKLGYLTLILCTAHTLVYGGKRFLSPSVLRWYLPSAYILALIIPCTVLVIKFILIMPCIDKTLMRIRQGWERNTKFSKSVNGKSDI